A single genomic interval of Apteryx mantelli isolate bAptMan1 chromosome 19, bAptMan1.hap1, whole genome shotgun sequence harbors:
- the XYLT2 gene encoding xylosyltransferase 2, translated as MVASARVRKLARRYRLAVATALAILLLQGLVLWSSAGLDEEGPAEERQKKARLLENSDGSKDSDSSAGRRGSASRKHGRWRGRPDSPGVLVSKVVRAVTAKHKAGRRLPAAPDSSSRRNLTERRGDAQLAVFQQGDTGSVEGAPQPTENSFTPKCEITGKDALSALARASSKQCQQEIANVVCLHRAGNLMPQAVPRHCQLSGKVSPVIQWDESRLQQAPPSKPVRIAYMLVVHGRAIRQLKRLIKAVYHQQHFFYIHVDKRSNYLHREALELAQHYPNIRVTPWRMVTIWGGASLLKMYLRSMKDLLELAEWPWDFFINLSATDYPTRTNEELVMFLSKYRDKNFLKSHGRDNARFIKKQGLDRLFHECDSHMWRLGERHIPDGIVVDGGSDWFSLTRSFVEYVVYANDQLVSQLRQFYTYTLLPAESFFHTVLENSHACETLVDNNLRVTNWNRKLGCKCQYKHIVDWCGCSPNDFKPQDFLRLQQLSRPTFFARKFESTVNQEVLEILDTHLYGNYPPNTPALKAYWENVYDRIDGLSGLSDVTLTFYTAFSRLGLRKAASAPALKAEKLCRFEPRGFPSSVHLYFYDDRFQGYLVMQEVQNSATGQAESLEVWMMPQGALKLAGHGGQTNRLQNLEVGTEWDPKERLFRNFGGLMGPFDEPVAMQKWSRGPNLTATVVWIDPTYIIATSYDITVDAEAEFTQYKPPLNRPLRPGIWTIRLLQFWEPLGESQFLVVPQTFNRKQPLRKDDSGWLHGGPPRNEYMEQSFQGLGGILNLPHADEAEKDAVRKTQLTGRALDDWADGTISTFWSVADVCVSSPSACSALETCSKTSWSSLSPDPKSELGPVKPDGRLR; from the exons ATGGTGGCGAGCGCGCGGGTGCGGAAGCTGGCGCGGCGGTACCGGCTGGCCGTGGCCACGGCCCTCGccatcctgctgctgcaggggctCGTGCTCTGGAGCTCCGCCGGCCTCGACGAGGAGGGCCCGGCCGAG GAGCGGCAGAAAAAAGCCAGGTTGCTCGAGAACAGCGATGGCTCCAAGGACTCGGACAGCTCTGCAGGACGCCGGGGCAGCGCAAGCCGGAAGCACGGGCGATGGCGGGGACGGCCGGACAGCCCTGGCGTGCTGGTGTCCAAGGTGGTGAGAGCCGTCACAGCGAAACACAAAGCGGGGCGGAGGCTGCCGGCTGCGCCGGACTCCTCCAGCCGGAGGAACCTGACGGAGCGGCGTGGGGACGCCCAGCTGGCCGTCTTCCAGCAGGGCGACACGGGCAGCGTGGAGGGAGCCCCCCAGCCCACGGAGAACAGCTTCACCCCCAAGTGCGAGATCACGGGCAAAGATGCTCTCTCAGCGCTGGCGCGGGCCAGCAGCAAACAGTGCCAACAGGAGATCGCCAATGTGGTGTGTCTGCACCGGGCCGGCAACCTCATGCCACAGGCTGTGCCCCGCCACTGCCAGCTTTCGG GGAAGGTCAGCCCTGTGATCCAGTGGGACGAGAGCCGGCTGCAGCAGGCACCCCCCAGCAAGCCGGTGCGCATCGCGTACATGCTGGTCGTGCACGGCAGGGCCATTCGCCAGCTGAAGCGGCTCATCAAGGCGGTGTACCACCAGCAGCACTTCTTCTACATCCACGTCGACAAG CGCTCCAACTACCTCCATCGGGAGGCATTGGAGCTGGCCCAGCACTACCCCAACATCCGCGTGACGCCCTGGCGCATGGTGACCATCTGGGGAGGCGCCAGCCTGCTGAAGATGTACCTGCGTAGCATGAAGGACCTGCTGGAGctggccgagtggccctgggactTCTTCATCAACCTGAGTGCCACCGATTACCCCACGAG GACCAATGAGGAGCTGGTGATGTTCCTGTCCAAATACCGAGATAAGAACTTCCTGAAGTCTCATGGCAGAGACAACGCCAG GTTTATCAAGAAGCAGGGCCTGGACCGCCTGTTCCACGAGTGCGACTCCCACATGTGGCGGCTGGGCGAGCGCCACATCCCCGACGGCATTGTGGTGGATGGGGGCTCTGACTGGTTCTCGCTGACACGCAGCTTCGTGGAGTACGTGGTCTATGCGAACGACCAGCTGGTGTCCCAGCTGCGGCAGTTCTACACCTACACGCTCCTGCCTGCCGAG TCCTTCTTCCACACGGTCCTGGAGAACAGTCATGCCTGCGAGACACTGGTCGATAACAACCTCCGAGTGACCAACTGGAACCGGAAGCTGGGCTGTAAGTGCCAATATAAACACATAGTCGACTGGTGCGGATGCTCCCCAAATGACTTCAAACCCCAGGACTTCCTACGGCTACAG CAACTCTCCAGACCCACCTTCTTCGCCCGCAAGTTTGAGTCAACAGTGAATCAGGAAGTGCTGGAGATCCTGGACACGCACCTCTATGGCAACTACCCCCCCAACACACCGGCTCTCAAGGCGTACTGGGAGAACGTCTACGACCGCATCGATGGGCTCAGCGGCCTCAGCGATGTCACCCTGACCTTCTACACGGCCTTCTCCAGGCTGGGGCTCCGCAAAGCCGCATCTGCACCAGCACTGAAGGCAGAGAAGCTCTGCAG ATTTGAGCCCCGGGGTTTCCCATCCAGTGTGCACTTATATTTCTATGACGACCGTTTCCAGGGTTATCTGGTGATGCAGGAGGTGCAGAACTCAGCAACCGGGCAAGCAGAGTCCCTGGAGGTGTGGATGATGCCCCAAGGAGCTTTGAAGCTGGCAGGTCACGGAGGGCAGACAAATAGGTTACAAAACCTTGAG GTGGGCACAGAGTGGGATCCCAAGGAAAGGCTCTTCCGCAATTTTGGAGGCCTGATGGGGCCTTTCGACGAGCCAGTGGCCATGCAGAAGTGGTCGCGGGGGCCCAACCTGACAGCCACAGTGGTGTGGATTGACCCCACGTACATCATTGCCACTTCCTACGACATCACGGTGGACGCCGAGGCAGAGTTCACCCAGTACAAGCCTCCCCTCAACCGGCCCCTGCGCCCCGGCATCTGGACCATCCGCCTCCTCCAGTTCTGGGAGCCCCTGGGGGAGAGCCAGTTCCTGGTGGTGCCGCAGACCTTCAACCGCAAGCAGCCTCTCAGGAAGG ACGATAGCGGCTGGCTGCACGGCGGGCCCCCCCGCAACGAGTACATGGAGCAGAGCTTCCAGGGCCTGGGGGGGATCTTGAACTTGCCGCACGCGGACGAGGCGGAGAAGGACGCGGTGCGGAAGACGCAGCTGACGGGCAGAGCGCTGGACGACTGGGCAGACGGCACCATCAGCACCTTCTGGTCCGTGGCGGACGTCTGCGTGAgcagcccctctgcctgctccgcccTGGAAACCTGCAGCAAAACCTCCTGGAGCTCGCTGTCCCCAGACCCCAAATCAGAACTGGGACCCGTCAAACCCGACGGGCGGCTGAGGTAG